TAGATGAACATTATGCAAACTAATTACATAGTCAAAACAACAAGGATTCTAGTTTACAGATTGTATAGTTTTGTTTACTTCATCTGACATCGATCATTGAAAAATGAATTCTGTCCGACTCTCCTCGGCTTCCATTCAGAGGTTTTGTCAATTGAGGTTTTAGATACACATGCCTGCCGTTCATATGTACACTATAGCATCAGGCGACAAATGTACACTATAACATCAGGCGACAAATGTACACTATAGCATCAGGCGACAAATGTACACTATAACATCAGGCGACAAATGTACACTATAACATCAGGCGACAAATGTACACTGTAACATCAGGCGACAAATGTACACTATAGCATCAGGCGACAAATGTACACTATAACATCAGGCGACAAATGTACACTATAGCATCAGGCGATAAATGTACACTATAGCATCAGATGacaatatgttatattttttatttgagtTAACCTTGTTTGCCCATTTacctctttattttgtattccttattggagttatgacaTGCTCGctgtttctttttttaaatgtacattttacatagaatgtctcCTTTAATGTATAGGAATTTAGATGCGCTTAAAACTCATAGACTGAACTGTTTAAACtatttctgtatttttaaaagtacccaacattaacattgtataatgttctgacgTCAAAATCATGACTGTATTATGTTTAACGTAGCGCACATAACGTCACGAGGATGAttcataatggaacttgtttacattgtttgaaaatctactgacgagtcCGCAGATAGTAAAAGTATTCTGTCCTATATGTGTTCTTCGGAGTAGACTGAGTCTGCTGTTTCATCAATTTATACATTTGTTTTGTCACTAAAGATTGGGAATATGGTCTGAATACAgcaataatatatacatttgttttcTCACTAGAGATGGGGAATAGACTGAGAAAAGGCGGTGCAATGGGGAGGCACCATGGAAGAGGAAAAATTTATATCATGAAAAGCGGATCAAGAACATACAAAATAGGATGTTCTAAAGATCCGAACAGGAGATTGAGAGAAATTAAAAGACAAAAACCAAGGGCCAaactttataaaacatttaaggcTAGAGAGATGAATAGGGCGGAGTCAGCTGCCCAGAGAGCCAACCTCAGGATGGGAAGCAAAAAGGCAAAGAAGGGTCCCACGGATTGGTTCACCAAAGAGAGGAGAAAACCGTGGAAAGATGTGGCTAAAACAACAGCAAATGCCGTTTATCGCCATAACAGGATTATGGCAATATACCTTATTTTCTAATGtgtttcttgtttttatttcgaaAGCAAACATACTTACGAATATCTTGGTTCTTCTGAAACTAAACAGTAAAGACTGTTTAGAAGGTTAATGATATTTTTGCTATAGTGTAATGACAgaaattaatcattttttaaatcaatccAGTTATAAATTACTGAACAGGTAGCGTATACCAAAAATCTGTTCACTTGTTACAGATACTGCATCCATAATTTTCTATCATAACTACCCAGCTATATATCAAACCATAGTTACGAAACGTAACATATTCTACATACAATATTTGACGATTGTTTTCTCTCGCTTTACCTTTACAGAAAACTCGAAGATCAGGGAGAAGGTGAAAAAAAGCCAATATACACAAGGAATACTATTAACCAGAGCACCCCAGTCCATTACAATGTATACAACTTCCGGATTGGACACGTGTAATGTTAAAATGTGTACATTTCATCATCCTGAACAATCTTTCAGCATGTCTTATGTTATGGAATCTTTCTACAGTATGTTAAAAGCGCTAATAAAAAGAGAATCTTTGCTTTTCTAAATTTTtactgaatacaaaaaataCTCTTATAAGCTTGCAAACTAAGTTGGATgatgtaaatatatgatatcaatTTCCACAAACGACAATGATCCACATGCATGTTTAATCACACCCATTGCAtgatactatatatacatgtaaaacactcATATCCCGACATCACGAGCTGAATGTTAAGTACTATGCTTGATACTCAAGGTAGCACCAGAGAGGGtttgtgacggtacatattgtcgttttgtacatattgtcgtcggcgacaatatgtaccgaccctcactgcacatattgtcgtccatcggcacatattgtcgccggcgacaatatgtgccgaGACGACCCTTCTTTCCCTCCTGCATAATGGACGACGAAATGTGCAGTCATGCATCGGcacatattgtcgtcggcgacaTTATGTACCGTGACCATGTGCACATTTTGTCGCCGATATATTATCTTGACAAATAATTACTTGACAAAAAATAAAcgtgaagagagagagaaagattgacacacacacacgcacgcacgcacgcacgcacgcacacacacacacacacacacacacacacacacacacacacacactcacacacacacacaggcagactgacagacagatagaaGGCTCGACAAAGTCCATGTCAGATAAATaagtaaacaagttgtttttatttatcaagtaTGACTCGCAATATTAGCTGTAGGGAGAATAATTTTTGATCAGAAAATTGTGTCCAGGATCGGAGTACACCACTATGAGATACCGTAATTCTTGTTTTATCTGATAGATCATATTCTTTTTTCTCTCGTTATATATACTTGCAGATTGAGTGTTAATGTTTGTGTTCGGGAGTAATGATTATCTTCATGACATTTTTGTGCTGTACTTACAAATGTTCTGATACTATTGTGCTTGGGGTCGATGTTTCTTGAAAGTCTTCTAATTAAACCCGATTCTACCTAATTAAGTTCTATGAAATTGGTTAAAACTTTTGGTGCTGTGGAaatcaatgtatttttaaagagttaaatatatataagttggtattaatatttcaaattgacaatATCCGATGTATGTAAAATGTGTCTGCAAGCTAGCCTCCTTAACTTTACTGATCATTGGTATCGAAAAAATATAGAGATGAATGGTGCCTTTGCATAAGTTTTCTATATCAATCCATAAAGCTGTCTGTATCAATTCTTGTCTAAAACGTCATGGCAAAACATAAAAAGAAGCAAGTGCATGCATCTTCACTATGCGTTACGCTTGTGCTTTCCAATTTctacttatgtacatgtataaattaattactGTTATCAATTTATCTAAAAGGTTAAAAGGTAATACTTATTCAAAACGTCATGATTacgtattatattatattatatgcaataatatttttaaggtcttccgtcttcaacggaagaccttatagtgattgtattgtttcttttttttattattattattattaaggtcttccgtcttcaacgGAAGgccttatagtgattgtattgtttctttttattattattcttccAAATTTTTGTGAGctcgatttctcagagatggctggatggatttaAACGAAATTTGGCATGAATATGAGTCTATATATGAAGTTTATAGAAAATGCCGTTTTTcgaaaaattcacttccggtccgGAGTTATCGTCGATTTACGTTAAAAAATATAGACTTTTGTccgggagtgttctcagaaacggCTAGAGATAATtgagtgaaactttcagggattgTAGATCTGTCGATTGTCTGTGGAATAGATGCagttttgtccgtcgtcgtgacTTCCGGTCGTCACAGGAAGTGATAGAACAAAtcgaaaatttcaaactttctctttcaaattgaaacctataccacTTTATAAGGTCTCCCATGTAgtgtcaaaaaatgttgacaccAACGGAAGTCAAAGcgtcaacttccggttataaccgaacaacttttcattttctcatttttcagtgccccAAATCTCGCTTGTGAATCAAGTGTCTGACTCGAGTGTAGGATATGGTGTAGACACTTTAGTTGTCTAGAGTGacgtgaaatatttttgtaaaattcacttctggtCTTGAGATATAGGAGTGGTCAGTTGAAACATTGATCTGTCATTTTCTCCGAGATGAATAGAGATAGACATTTGAAATTTGCAGTCAAAATAGTCTAGCGATAGTCAGTATTCAAAAGTATGTCAGTATGTTTGTCCGTCACTTCTGGTCTACAGAGGAAGTAGTCGAAAAATAGaccattttcagatttatcgtaatttttttttaatctcgtATTTGACAAAAGTTTTAACCTGTGTCTTTTAATCTGGTTTCATTTGAGGTCTCAAATGACATTATTTCCACAAGAAGTCGAATcatcaacttccggttgtcaccAAAATccttatcattatttcatttttcagtgccaaaTATCTCGCTTACATATTAAGTTTTAGATATGAATTTCAGACATTTTTCAGATGCTATAAACGTCCTGAGTGTTacgaaagatttttaaaaaaaattaacttccGGTCTTGAGATAAAGGAGTGGTAATTTGAGACATTTTGTGGTCAGCTTCTCAGATAGAGAgtaatacagagagagagagagagagagagagagagagagagagagagagagaaagagagagagagagagtagtacAGACGGAAGACCTTGTTATAGCATTGCAATAAGAATCTAGTtttgtttcttcttttattcataaaaaccaAATAAAGAACTtgacaaaacacacacacacacacacacacacacacacacacacacacacacacataattatCGCCTTTTTCTATCCACTCTATACCAAACATTAACTATGAAAAAATTTCGATTGTCTTCTTTCCGTAATCTTAGCCAAGCATTGCTCCATCTTGGGTTAGCGAGTATGTTTCTTATTTCGAGTGCAAGACCGCTTCCTCGTCCACTTCTTCTGATCAGCCGCCTAACACTTACAGGATTTGGAATATTCTGTAAAACAGACCAGCTTATATGTATACGAGAAAGAGGCACAGTAGATACTATGTATCTAAAAAAGGTGTTCACCAATTGTAGTGTGTACCGACTAGCTGGGCATAATTCCAATAGTCGATGAATTATTATGCATTGTATATCTCTAGGCAGAAACTCCGCTGCTCTCTCATCACCATTGGAATGGATTAATGCTCTCTCATTATCAATGGAATGGATTGAAGCTCCCTCCTCTTCAGTGGGATGGATTGTTTCTCTGTCGTCTTCAGTGGAATGAACTTTTGCTATCTCATCATCTGTGGAATGGACTGTTGCTATTTCATCATCTGTGGAATGGGCTGTTGCTATCTCACCATCTGTGGAATGGGCTGTTGCTATCTCATCATCTGTGGAATGGGCTGTTGCTCTTTCATCATCTGCGGATTGAACTGTTGCTCCCTCATCATTTGTGGAATGGACTGTTGCTCTCTCGTCATCTGCGGAATGAACTGTTGCTCTCTCGTCATCAGTGGAAGAAACTGTAGCTCTCTCTTCAGTGGAATGAATTGTTAATctctcatcatcatcattagtgaaatgaattgttgctctctcaTCGTCGCTCTGGATATCGCAAACCTGCGACAACAGTTCTGTCCTTTTTTCGTTGTCAATAACAATACTGACATAGTGTTCTCCTCTGTCTTCGGGAAAGTAACCTAGAGTAAGAAGGAATGTGTTTTCGTTGTAAGAGCCATCTGGAGAGATAAAGGTTGTATACTCTGGTCCGTCTGTTGAAACTATTAAAATCTGAATATGGTATATTCTTGACAAAGCAACTAGAGTTACATGGTCGCCATAAGTAGTTTCCAAAgccattttattgatatatgatGCGATATTTTCAGTAACAAAATTTTTGTACAGTTCCGGAAAGTCTCTGATGTGCTGTGTTGCTTCATGGCGAAGTGTTGCTGATGTCCTATAAATGCCAAATAATGATAGCTGATGCGAAACGGACTCGAACTGACAACTCCCTACTGTCTCTCTAGGATCAAGAAGCACCTTTGTGTGGGAATCCTGTAATCCCTGAATTCTATGTTTGTGAGTTACAGGAATATAATACTTCCGTTTATGCCGTTCTTTTTGTATTTCGTCTGTAACTGTACGTTTGGAGGCCATTTTTTCCTTGTGCGCGGTAACTCCAATCATGTCCGACACTAATATCCACTGCGAATCTTCTTTTCCATCCGGCCTTCTGAACCTTACTTTGTATTTATAATTGGCCAAGTCTCTTTCTTCAACCACACCTTTAACCGTGTATCTTCTCCTCGGAACTAATTTGCTACCTCCCTTTGGAGGGTACCTAATGAAAACCTTTTCGTCCTTTCGGTATACAGCTGCATGCgttcttttattaaattttctcaGCTTGCGTAAATTAAAAGCCAGGGAGATTTCTTGGACTTTTTGGCAAATAGAAGTATTACCTCTGTTTTCAAAGACTTCAGCAGGGGATTTGTTTCCAAGTACTTCCTTAAGTATGTTGTTGATAGCCTCctgaatttcaaacaaatgaCTTGCCCAGTTGTAACcacttttttgtttcattttaaaggcAATCTTGTTCCGAACCTCCTTGTGAGATCTCTCACATTTCCCCTGTGATTGTGGGTGGTATGGACTGCTTCTTATTATTTTGACACCCTTTTTTGTAAGAAGTTGCTGTACTTCCCCTTTAAACTCAGTTCCTTGATCGTATTGAATAATCTTAGGTATACCATGATCTGCAAAAACCCTTTTAAGAATGTTTGCGACGTTTTCACTTGTTTTTCGAGCCATGGGACGAAGAAAAAGGAATCTTGAAAATGTGTCAAGTATGGACAGTATGTATCTTTGTGGTTTACCATCTAAAAGAACTTGGTCACTCTGCATATCTAACAAGTCGATCTGCCATCTTTCATTGACAGAGtttgatttaattgatttgGGGGGcactttgtttttgaaaacatgtCTGTTCTGCTGGTATATTTTAGATTTTCCAAGCACCCCTTTCACTGCTCTTAAAGACACACCAGCTTTTGTTTGTTTCAATTGCCGCCAAGTTGATTTACTTCCACTTCCCAAGTTTTGTTTGAAGGCACTCTTTACGATTTTGGCAGTACTGCTTGTTGGCACGactattttatctttaaaacacAATTTCCCTAATTCTACGTGAAAGTCTTTTTTTCGTCTTTGATAATTTCTGAGTgcatttatttgtgtttttgtcCTCTTAGATTTAGGAACCGTAA
Above is a genomic segment from Ostrea edulis chromosome 3, xbOstEdul1.1, whole genome shotgun sequence containing:
- the LOC125673587 gene encoding uncharacterized protein LOC125673587 yields the protein MEHSSSQHYFTSGGITKQILNSGNSWTFVLPSKTYEMGNRLRKGGAMGRHHGRGKIYIMKSGSRTYKIGCSKDPNRRLREIKRQKPRAKLYKTFKAREMNRAESAAQRANLRMGSKKAKKGPTDWFTKERRKPWKDVAKTTANAVYRHNRIMKTRRSGRR